Proteins encoded within one genomic window of Rhododendron vialii isolate Sample 1 chromosome 1a, ASM3025357v1:
- the LOC131317546 gene encoding uncharacterized protein LOC131317546 produces the protein MGKMEWNKATMLRHLWALCKKADLLWVKWVHTYIIKGQCLWSMDIPIDASWTIRKVLGLRSVGQPLIQYKVGNGQGTFLWLDNWHPLGPLFNRFGESVVFNLGRSLHSKVSSIVHNGVWKWPRQRNRVTQTIMSQTPNFKPICGEEDSVVWLPHPTGYSVNSAWEAIRTKLPKQQWTKIVWFSRNVPRWAFILWLAIQHKLSTKDRLFSWGMNVAVGCVFCATGLESHHHLFFQCPVSCSVWHSIWCKSSNSQVPRLLADVIAWYIQNVHSNSFRSVILKTSLAATVYSLWLERNKRVFQHQALPQDRLLLHIINSIRNSLSSKRGVKPTQENKVLCDSWQLSGNFFDLVR, from the coding sequence ATGGGTAAAATGGAGTGGAATAAGGCTACCATGCTAAGGCATTTGTGGGCTCTATGCAAAAAAGCTGATCTTCTTTGGGTAAAATGGGTCCACACCTATATCATAAAAGGTCAATGTTTATGGTCTATGGATATCCCTATTGATGCTTCTTGGACTATTAGGAAAGTGCTTGGCCTTAGAAGCGTTGGACAGCCTTTAATTCAATATAAGGTTGGCAATGGTCAAGGTACCTTCTTGTGGCTTGACAATTGGCACCCTCTTGGCCCTTTATTCAACAGATTTGGAGAGAGTGTTGTCTTTAACCTTGGCAGATCATTACATTCAAAGGTGTCTTCTATTGTTCATAATGGGGTCTGGAAATGGCCACGGCAGAGGAATAGGGTCACTCAAACTATCATGTCTCAGACTCCTAATTTCAAGCCAATTTGTGGAGAGGAGGATTCGGTTGTTTGGCTCCCTCACCCAACTGGGTATTCTGTCAACTCGGCTTGGGAAGCTATTCGGACTAAACTTCCTAAACAACAGTGGACTAAGATTGTTTGGTTTAGCAGGAACGTTCCTCGTTGGGCTTTTATTTTATGGTTAGCAATCCAGCATAAATTGAGTACAAAAGATAGACTGTTTAGTTGGGGCATGAATGTGGCTGTGGGCTGTGTTTTCTGTGCTACTGGATTGGAATCTCATCACCATCTTTTTTTCCAATGCCCTGTGTCTTGTTCTGTGTGGCATAGTATTTGGTGTAAGTCTTCTAATAGTCAAGTGCCCCGTTTGTTAGCTGATGTGATTGCTTGGTATATTCAGAATGTTCACAGTAATAGCTTCCGAAGTGTGATTTTGAAGACTTCTTTGGCTGCTACAGTATACAGTTTGTGGTTGGAACGGAATAAAAGAGTTTTTCAACACCAAGCCCTCCCTCAAGACCGGTTGCTTCTCCACATTATCAATTCTATAAGGAATTCTCTTAGCTCTAAGAGGGGTGTGAAGCCTACTCAGGAAAACAAGGTTTTATGTGATAGTTGGCAGCTTTCcggaaatttttttgatctaGTTAGatga
- the LOC131317576 gene encoding uncharacterized protein LOC131317576, translating to MADWIATVALGKLSNVQGDRQKSNVLWTLWAPLLLLHLGGPDTITAYSLEDNQLWLRHLMGLVVQLSAAIYVILMSWKNSWFSFMSLPALVAGVIKYGERTLVLKRVSDEKYLHRRPYGSLSDKYPTEGHDYVRVLVMAYEHLDRFMWYLDQGGGTLGAIDDRWANHWDSMEAIILWDALGVQMGLVYDLLYTKAAVIYRKKGFLMRCISFGCTVNVFLGLTIQIVLLKTREEEDDDWHEIDIAITGVLTVGALALEIYAAIVIFSSNWMMLWLIKQGRGEWVTWLSQRFPCLFNKKKNWSEIMIGQFDVLSYCLKVFQSPFRSLPPKRKSPIRKIIGSVLGHNYEEKWNRYLHKTEYAVHPSLYNAILQLRHNDEPQIDPRLISDSLTSELREIWTIAEHDARGNFVRQITSLHLATQICYRLEMEWDAGGEDGPYGSDSLLWKQNSEVSKALSDYMMYLIMMHPSLLPNVGSVRALERTLFDQLILAGNAADDVNATCRNLLRLNDVWSLIVERLKGNEKAKRWEIIKLMWLRMLKSATRGLKGFARSNCHFQQLRQGGELLTLIWFINPPYIKPTPP from the coding sequence ATGGCAGACTGGATAGCAACAGTTGCTCTTGGCAAACTTTCAAATGTCCAAGGTGATCGCCAAAAAAGTAATGTATTATGGACCTTATGGGCACCTTTGCTTCTGTTACACCTTGGTGGGCCAGACACCATAACTGCTTATTCATTGGAAGATAATCAATTGTGGTTGAGGCACCTTATGGGATTAGTGGTTCAACTTTCTGCTGCGATTTACGTCATTCTAATGTCGTGGAAAAATTCATGGTTCTCATTTATGTCGCTTCCGGCGTTAGTAGCGGGAGTTATCAAGTACGGGGAGAGAACATTGGTTCTCAAGAGGGTGAGCGATGAGAAATACTTACATAGAAGACCCTACGGCAGTCTTAGCGATAAATATCCAACCGAGGGTCATGACTATGTGCGGGTTTTAGTTATGGCTTACGAACATCTGGATCGGTTTATGTGGTATTTGGATCAGGGGGGCGGTACTTTAGGTGCGATAGACGATCGATGGGCCAACCACTGGGATAGCATGGAAGCTATTATTTTGTGGGATGCACTGGGGGTTCAAATGGGACTCGTGTACGACTTGTTGTATACAAAGGCCGCCGTAATATACCGTAAGAAAGGTTTTCTTATGCGATGTATCAGCTTTGGATGTACGGTGAATGTGTTTCTAGGATTAACCATTCAGATTGTACTTTTAAAGACcagggaagaagaagatgatgattggCATGAGATTGATATTGCAATTACAGGGGTATTAACTGTAGGAGCTCTAGCTTTGGAGATTTATGCAGCCATTGTGATATTTTCCTCCAATTGGATGATGCTTTGGCTAATTAAACAGGGTAGAGGGGAATGGGTGACGTGGTTGAGTCAAAGATTTCCATGCCTtttcaacaagaagaaaaactggTCTGAAATTATGATTGGGCAATTTGATGTACTTAGTTATTGTCTCAAAGTTTTTCAAAGTCCATTTAGAAGTTTACCACCTAAGAGAAAAAGTccaattagaaaaataatcgGGTCAGTGTTGGGGCATAATTATGAGGAGAAGTGGAATAGATATCTACACAAGACTGAATATGCTGTACATCCTTCGCTATACAACGCAATTTTACAGCTTCGTCATAATGATGAACCTCAGATTGATCCTAGGTTAATCTCCGATAGCTTAACCAGTGAATTGCGCGAAATTTGGACGATAGCAGAACATGATGCACGGGGTAATTTTGTCAGGCAAATTACGAGCTTGCACTTGGCAACACAAATATGCTACCGTTTAGAAATGGAATGGGATGCAGGTGGTGAAGATGGTCCCTATGGATCCGACTCGTTGTTGTGGAAGCAAAACAGCGAAGTGTCCAAAGCTCTGTCAGATTACATGATGTATCTAATTATGATGCACCCTTCATTGTTGCCCAATGTTGGATCAGTTCGTGCTTTAGAGAGGACCCTCTTCGATCAGTTAATTCTTGCAGGGAATGCAGCAGATGACGTAAATGCGACTTGCCGTAATTTGCTGAGGCTCAACGATGTATGGAGTTTGATTGTCGAACGTTTGAAGGGAAATGAGAAGGCAAAGAGATGGGAAATTATCAAACTAATGTGGTTGAGGATGCTAAAATCTGCAACTCGCGGTCTAAAGGGTTTCGCTCGGTCAAATTGCCACTTCCAGCAATTAAGACAAGGAGGCGAGCTTCTCACTTTAATTTGGTTCATTAATCCCCCATATATTAAACCGACTCCgccttaa